The stretch of DNA CAAGCCATTGAGCTTATTCGACAACAGCCGAACTGACTTCTATGTCAGAAGCACTCCTCGATTCTGGAAGCTTTGGAATCGGACTTGAGGGTAGAACTTCCACTGTGATTGGAGCGATTGCGCGAAGCGCACCAGCAAAGCTGATCGCTTCTGTCACCTCATTAGCCTCTACCTGATTGATTAGTCCATCAGAAACGATCCAACTCAAAAATCTCGCCGAACTATCCATCGGCTGAATGTGGAGATAAACAGCGACGGATTGAATTTGCGAGTGTCCTAAGGTATGCTGTACCAAATGTAGTGGCGCTCCTCGCTCCAAAGCATGACTTGCGTGGGCATGTCTCAACCAATGCGGACTGACTGGTGCGTCAATCCCTGCTTTTAGAGCCGCCGCTTTGACAATTCGCATCACCATTGAGCGGCTTAAATGTCCCCCTTTTTTCCGCGAGACAAACACAGGGTCACTCGCACTCGCTGTCCCTCTTAAACGTTCCACAGCCATCCATACTGGAGTTGGAAGCCAAAGATAGCGAGTTTTTCCCCCTTTTCCGTACACCACCAGTTGTCCCCCACCCTGTTTGGCAACCAGATCGCGCCATTTCAAACCGCAAATCTCGGAAACTCTTAACCCCGTTGTATAGGCCAACAACAGCAAAACTTTGTTGCGATCGCTCGTAGCATTCTCGATTAACCGCACAACGTCCTGCTGGGTGAGCAACCGTTCAGCTAAGCGATTGCGAACTTTAGGAGGCTTCAGTTTTAAAGCCACGTTAACGGGGCAATAACCCGCTTCGTGGGCAAAGCGAAACAAAGACTTCAACGTATTGACAATCCGAGCTTTGGTGGCAGATGCTAAGTTCCCCCGACTGTCCACATACCTGTAGAGGTCTACTAAAGTCACTGCTTTTAAAGGCTTATTGACCCAAGCTAGGAACTTAAGAGCTTCCTCTCTATAGACAGCACGGGTGCGATCGCTTTTAGCGTGCAACCACATCCACAATAGTTCCTGGTCTTCCACGCCGTCTTCTGGCGCAGAGCGATCGGGAGCCTTCGGTTTGGCTCTCATGAATTCCTATGCAAATAAACAGGAGATTTTGTTGCATTCACTCTACCACATGCTTAAGTCTCAAAAAAGTATGTCGGTTTGCACATAAGTTGAAAATCGTTACGCATAACGTGAAAATTTGACACATAAGATGAAATTTATTTGCACATAAGCTGAAAAGGCTCCCACAACCACTATTGTTTGGGGATTAACCTCAGATAACGGCAAGGAGTGAAGTGCCATCGGGAGCAGCCAGAGCCAGAAAAATCACCAATGCAGGCAACCGCAAGGTTATCGGCAAGTTTCCCAGCTTAAAGATGAACGCGGTTATCTGGTGGGAGTCGCAGCTAGAACGCGACTACATCTACCTGCTCGAAATCGACCCAGAAGTCCTGTCCTATGGCGAACAGCCCTTTACGATTTCCTATACCGACAAAGGGAAACCCAGAAGGTATACACCCGACTTTGTGGTCACTAGGCCCCAAAAAACACAAGTTGTAGAAGTTAAACCGTCTAACCAGGCTCAGACCGAGAAAAATCTCAATCTCTTCCGAAAAATCGCTCCGATTTGCACAGCTAACAACCAGGAGTTCGTTGTTGTCACCGAGCTTCGGATTCGAGTGCAGCCAAGACTCAACAATATCAAGCTGCTCTACAGATATGCCAGAGTACCCCTATCGCTCTCCAACTATCTAGATTGCCTGCAATATTTTCACTCCACCGAACCGATTTGTCTACTGAATGCAGAGCGAGACTTGAAAGAGAGAGGAATTAATCGTTCTTTAATGTTGCGATTGCTTTGGTGTGGTTTTCTGGTGACTGATTTGATGCAACCCATTAACGCAGAAAGTCTAATTCGACTCTCAAAAGAAGCTCCTAGTTGGGAGAGATTGAAAATCCAATGACCCGAATCTCTTTAAGAAAAGGACTACATTTAGCATGGCAAGGTCGTGAATATGTGATTGAGCAATGTTTAACAACAGGAGAAGTTCTTCTTCAAGACGTACTCACCAATCATCTATCCAGCCTCAAAGCCACAGCCTTAACTCAGTTGCTCGTTCAAGGGGAGCTTGAGTTTATTGAAATTGAAGCTACAAGAGGAAAACAAAGTTATTCCCAAAAAGGATATATTAGCGCAGATTTTACCCAGCTTCCCTCAGAATTAAGAGAAGAATCGAAAAGAAGATACAGGTATATAGAACGGGTTCTCTCCAACAACATCTTGAAGCGAACTGCGTTAAACTTAAAACCCATTATCGACCAGGTGGCTCTTGAAATTGAAGATAGCCAACCTCCCTCATGGCTGACACTCTGGAGATGGCTAAAGGATTACGAAGCATCGGGAAGAGATATTCGCTCTTTAGTACCCAAATATGTATCCAAAGGCAATCGTCAACCCCGACTCAACCCAGAAGTCCGGAAAATCATCTCCAAGGCAATTGAACAAGTGTATCTCAAACCCTCTCAAGCCTCCGGTACTGATGTTTATGAACGGGTAATTATCGAGATTAATCAGTCTAATCGGCTGCGAGAAACTATCGGGCAAGACTCCTTAGAAATCCCCAACATTGCAGCTATCTATCGTGCTATTCGCCAATTAGACCCTTACGTCAAAGCCGTGGGTCGCTATGGCAAAAGAATCGCCAGCCAGATGTATGACCCGGTTCAAAAAGGTCCGCATCCACTCCGTCCCTTAGAAAGGGTGGAAATTGACCATACTAAATTACCACTGTTTGTTGTGGATACCCAAACCCGGATGCCGATTGGTACTCCTTGGCTGACCAGCGCCATCGATAAGTATTCAGGAGTGGTACTGGGTTATTACGCCAGTTTTGAGCCGCCTTCTTATTTATCGGTGATGCAATGCCTACTGCACGCTATTCGCCCTAAAAATTATCTTCATTCCCAGTTCAAGAGTGTGGAAAATACCTGGGATACCTACGGACTGCCGGAAGTAATTGTCGTTGACAACGGCAAAGAGTTTTACAGCACTCACTTTGAAGATGCCTGTCTTCAGCTCGGAATCGTCATCCAATACTCTCCCCCCAAAATGCCTTGGTACAAGAGTGCTATAGAGCGGTATTTCGGAGCTTTAAATAGTCAGTTGCTTTCGGATGCTCCTGGCAAAACCTTCTCTAACTTCCTGCAACTGTCGGATTACGACCCCAAAAAGAATGCGGTAATTTCGTTTGAAGCCCTGCAAGAAATTCTCCACATTTTTATTGTCGATATCCATAACCAGAGTTCCCATCCCGAACTGAAATCTCCTCGCTTTAAAGTTTGGGAATTAGCGATTACTGAATGGACGCCAGCTTTACCGCCGTCTAATCAAGAACTGAAAGTTTTAATGGGCGGCATCACCACCCGAAAAGTTAGCAGAAGAGGGGTGGAGTTTGAAGGTCTGCTCTACAACAGCAGTGAACTGGCGCGGCTGCGGTCAAATCATCAAAGTACTGAGAAAGCAACGGTTAAGTATGACCCCACTGATTTATCTTGCATCTATGTCTTAGACCCCACAACTCATCAATTTTTAGAGGTGCCTGCGCTTTCTCTTGAATATACTAAAGGGTTGACCCTTTGGCAGCACCAAGTCGTTAAACAGCTGGCACGTCAAGAAGCCGAAACAGTGGACATTGTGGCTTTGTCCTTAGCCAAAGAAAAGATTCAACTCATTGTCGAGCGGGAATGGAATTCATCAAAGAAAGGTCGAACTCGTACTGCAATGGCGAGGTGGTTGGGGATTGGACGCTCTGGTTCTGGTGAGTGTAGTCAAAGCCAAGAAACGTTCGACAGCAGCAGTCAACCTCATTCGATATCAGGACTCTCAGACTTGGGCAGTACCCATAATCCCAATCCTGCCCAAGAATCTCTCTCATCACCAGAACGGCCACAGACATCTCAACCCAAGTCCCGTCGTCGGTCATCCACTAACACGGGTGATAAGAAAGTGAACTCAGCAGCTCAACCCGAAAACCGTGATACTTCAACCGATAATTGGCAACCAGATTTATCCGGATGGGATGTCAGCATCGGGTTACCAACTTACCTCAGTGAGACCGAACCCGATGCAGATAGATAAAAAGTCGTTACAAACTATGACCTTTAAAGAGCGGCTCTACATTGTCAATAACATCTACGTCGTCTATCCCCGGTTCAAGGAAATTCTAAGTGCCATCAATGATTGTCGTCATTTTTCGGACTTGAAAGATGAACCGGAATGCTTATTTTTAAAGGGTGCGACGGGAGCCGGGAAAACTACGCTCATCAAGAGCTATGAAAAAGACTATCCCAGAAAAGAAACTCCAGAAGGGACTGTAGTTCCAATCCTGTCTGTCACGATTCCTTCCCCTGCTACCGTCAAAAGCGTCGTCAGTAAGCTGCTGTGGGAATTGGGAGACCCAGCCTATGAGCGGGGCACTATCAGCACTCAGACAATCCGGCTGATTGGATTGATGAAAGATTGTGGGGTATCTCTTGTTTTCTTAGATGAATTCCAGCATTTTATTGACCGAGATTCAGCTAAAGTCCTCAAAACGGTATCCGACTGGTTGAAGGACTTGATATTAGATACAAAAGTGCCAATGGTCTTAATTGGACTGCCGGAGGCGGAAACTGTTTTCCAGTTCAACCCGCAATTGAGCCGGAGGTTTGCTAATCGGCATAATCTTAGCCCTTTTGAGTGGTCGGTGGATGCTGGGAAAGAATTTCGCACGTTTCTCCACGCAGTCGAGTCTCAACTTCCCTTATTGGAGCCGTCGGATTTGGCTAGTGAGGAAATGGCACTCCGTTTTTACTATGCCTCAGACGGAATTGTCGCCTACGTCATGAAGCTGGTTCGGTATGGAGCACATCTAGCCTTGAAGCAAGGGCAAGAAAAACTGGACTTAAATGTTTTAGCGATTGCCTTTGACAAGTATGTCAAAGCCGATAAGCCGACTAAGCATAATCCCTTTTTAACTGATGAATTTCTGGGTGATAGTCAAGAGAATATGACTTTTTTCAAGCCAAATCAGGTCGGAGCTACTAACTCCAGAATCAAACCGAAGAAGAAAACTAAAAAGGCATCAGATGTTTTGCATAAATAGAGTTCGAGAGCAGTAAGTGTTGAGTGAAAAGTAGAAGACTGTTGAGGAGACCTCGTCCCTATCCCGATGAAAGTCTGGCGGGTTATATCATCCGACTTACTGAGGCCAACTACTACTCGTCTCCTCAGTGGATTTTTCAAATGGCCGGCTTGAGAGCAAGAGGCATATATGGCAATGTCTTCAATCGTGAGAAAGATGATTTATCTAGGCTGAGCAATATTTCTGGTGTCGAGGCAGATATTCTTTGGTCGATGGCATTTCCTGCCAATACCTTGATGTACCCTAAAGCTGTGAAGCAAGTTAAGGTTTTTGACCATGTTGTTCCCACCGATGCTTTGAATCGCCAGCAGATTCAACTGTGTCCGATTTGTTTACAAGAAAAACCTTATTATCGTTTCTTATGGGAGTTATCAATTGTTAGTGCCTGTCCTCTTCATCATTGTTTACTGATTGATAGATGTCCCCAGTGTCAAGAGCCGATTCACTGGTCTAGACCTAAAATAGCTATATGCTCCTGTCAATTTGACTGGCGCTCTTTTCAGCCACCAGCCGTGTCAAGCGAACACATTACCTTATCCAATCTTATCTATAAGCTGTGTCATCTAGATGGTTTGCCTTCTGAGAATCACTTAAGAGTATCTTCAGATAATCCTGTGACTCAATTAAATTTGGGGAGCCTAGTGAATCTTTTAGTTTCTCTGTTAAGATTTTGTCGCCTTCCGGGAATTAGATACCAAGTGTTTCCGCCCAAAGAAGCAAGTTTAGGATTTGACTTGAAATCGGCGAGTGAGTTTGAGCGAGTTTTTGCTTTATTGAAAAATTGGCCGAATAACTTCTGTCAATTAATGGATAGGCACGAGGTTTTTCTTGGATATGGTGCTTCTAACAGGTATGTTTCTAGCTGGCGGTTCAGAGATGTCCAGATTTTTTTTGAATCAGTGTTTATTTGGTTCGCTCAAAAGCCTTGGGAATTTATCCAAGAGGTATTCGCCGATTATTTTGAGAGATTTTTGAGAAAGGTTGCCATTAAAAATATCCAAATATCTTTCTATAAAAATTTTCGCTATTACTCAATTTGTATCTCGTTAACTCGAAAAACTCGTCTAACCGAAAAATTAGCATCTAGGTCGGAGCTAGAAGGACTAACCTTAGCTAAACTTTTTGCTGAAAGTCGAATCGATATGTATAACGAAACCCTTTTCTTTCGGATGAGATACTTCCCTGACTGCTTCTAGATTCTAGATGTGTAGAGCCTGAGAAAAATACCTCCTCTCTCATTCGGAGCTTTCGACCCAAAACCCTCACTGATGGAAGTTCTCCCTTTAGGGAGAACTTCCCCCTTCTAGAATGATTATTATTCTTTGATAATCAGCTCTAGTTCTCCTCCAAGGTTCTGAAAGCCTTGACCGAGTTCCGGGTTTCGGCTGAAATTCAGTGCATGAGGGTCGAAAATTTCATCAGATGCGCCATAGAGGTAGGAAATTTTCATTTATTGGGTCAAAATTTTTCATCTTATGTGCAAATCAGAGGGCTGAAAGTGCCGTCAGTCCGTGGGAAAAATTTCAACTTATGTGCAAACCGACAAAGTAAACTCGCATTTATCTGCTCCATTTTTCCGATGGAATCAAAGTGCGTGTGCGGCTTTTTGTGTCGATGAATTACGCGGTTGCCAATCAGTGCCAATCTCTGCAACTGTCCTATCAAGGCTCAAGTCACTACTACTCTCAACCCAGGTTTTTAATCACAACTGGGTAGACTTTCAAGGAAACTGGTCACGACAAGCCCCATTGCAACACAGATTTCGGCAAAACTCAGGTTAATCGAAGCGCTCTTGCGAAAGGACTTATGAACGACACGAGTGAAATTGCGAAAACCGAAAGCCCTCGCTCACTATTGGCGGCAGTGATTCAATTTGTTCCTGCCGCACTCGTCATCCTCCGCTTTTTCATAGGACCGTTACTACTACTCAATGCGATCGATGGCAAGACAGATGCCTGGTTCATTGTTGGGTTTGTAGCAGCGTTTCTCTCAGATATCTTTGATGGTGTCATCGCACGCCGTCTCGGTGTTAGTACCGCTTCCCTGAGAAGGGCTGATAGTTGGGCAGATGTCTGCCTGTATATTTGCGTTGCAATCAGTGCTTTTTTGGTGCATTCTGATGTGATTATTGCCTTCTCTCATGGGTTGAGTGCGGTAGTCGGCATTCAATTGATTTGGTGGGTCGTGAATTTAGCCAAATACGGTCAACCTGCCAGCTATCATACTTATTCAGCCAAAACCTGGGGAGTCACCCTGTTTGTTGCCACGATCGCTCTGTTCGGCTTTGGTTATGGAGGATTGACGCTGAATCTTGCGATCGCCGTGGGCATTATTCACACTCTAGAAGAAATTGCAATGACGTTAATCCTTCCTCAGTGGACTCATGATGTATTGAGTATTGTACATGCACTCAGGTTGCGCCAATCTTACTAAAGAGAAGGCGATGCTGCTGAGTAGCCGCTACGAAGAGCGCAGCTTGTACTATAGTATCCTTGGTAAAAACATCCAGCCCATGATACTAGAGGTTGCCATCCTTGATGTTAAGCCCAGTATGGTTAATGAGTTTGAAACAGCTTTTAAAACAGCTTCAACCATTATTGCCTCCATGCCAGGGTACATCTCTCATGAACTCCAACGTTGCTTAGAAACCACGAACCGTTATATTCTACTTGTGCGCTGGCATTCGTTAGAAGACCACACCATTGGGTTTCGACAATCGCCAGAGTACCAACAGTGGCGTTCCTTGTTGCATCACTTCTATGACCCGTTCCCAACAGTGGAACACTATGAGGTGGTTGCTTTTGGCTAGCTATTTACCCGACGAATTGGAATTTGGATTTCACTGCGCTTGGCAGGTTCGGGGACATAGGGAGCATCGTAGAAGAAGCGGCGAGGTGAACCGACAACAGTCCACTCTGGGTGCTGCGCTAACCACTCTCGTAACCGTTCCATGTTCTTTTGGTAGCTGGAGTAATCGTAACTGCCTTTTAGCCCAAGACTGACGACTGTCATGGGTGCAATGTCTTCTACCTGGATGTTTTGTGCAATCTCAGAAGGGTAGATGTCAGTGCTGCGGTAGAGGAATGAAACAAGCGCTTCACCGCGTTCATCGGGTGCGCCTATCTCATTGGCTTCCAGGGTGCTAACTGGATAACGGGTTTCTACCGGAGCTGTCATGGAGATATTGTTAGAGCTGATGTGGCGATAGAGAGGGTCAAAGGCTCTATTGGCTGCCATTGAGAGTTCTCCTGAATAGCGAACTGTGGCAGAACGGTAGGCAGGATATTGTTTGACTTCAATTTGTCCTTCTGGTGTTGGAGGGGGAAATCCTTCTGGCAAGGGAGCAGCAGTAGCACTGTAGGCGAAAAATGCGATCGCAACTACTGCCAACACGCCTATCGGTAAAAGCAAATTCTCTAGCTTCACAAGGAACCTCAGAAACTCATCCTATTCTAAGTCTGGCAGTTTTTCACGGGGGCAGGCGCACCGTCGTTGAGGGCGATCGCTTCTCGTGCTGCCTCAGCTTTGGGGGAGTGGACTTCGAGGAGGATGGTGCGATCGCCCATTTTTTATATAACTCTCTAAGGCTCCGGATTACAAACTCCCACTGACGAAGAACTTAACAAAAATAGATGTTAAACGCAGGAGGGTTGAGTTATGACTGATCCGGTGAGCTTGTCGGCTGGAGCGATCGCAGTTCTGGTTGCTACCAAAGCTTTTGAAAAGACCGGGGAAAAGCTAAGTGAGAGTACCTGGAACTTGGTTAGTAAATTCCTAGCTTCACTGAGACGCAAAGATCCAAGCACAGCAACTGCAATTGAGAGAGTGGCTCAACAACCTACCTTAGCAGAGCAACAACCTGCTGATTTTGGTACCGCTGTGCTGATTGACAAAGTGGAGGAAGCTGCTAAAGATGATTTGGAAGTACGGCAAGATGTTCAAGCCATTGCTGATGCACTTCAGTCTCAGCCAGGAACCATCGTCAATATGACCAAGCTAGCGGAGCAAATTGGTGTCTTAGTTCAAGGTGGCTATGCTGATTTTAGAGGATCAAACTTTTTCTGAATACAGTCGTCGGGAGGGACACCGACAAATGACAGTACCCGAAAAAATG from Allocoleopsis franciscana PCC 7113 encodes:
- a CDS encoding CDP-alcohol phosphatidyltransferase family protein, producing MNDTSEIAKTESPRSLLAAVIQFVPAALVILRFFIGPLLLLNAIDGKTDAWFIVGFVAAFLSDIFDGVIARRLGVSTASLRRADSWADVCLYICVAISAFLVHSDVIIAFSHGLSAVVGIQLIWWVVNLAKYGQPASYHTYSAKTWGVTLFVATIALFGFGYGGLTLNLAIAVGIIHTLEEIAMTLILPQWTHDVLSIVHALRLRQSY
- a CDS encoding Mu transposase C-terminal domain-containing protein, which gives rise to MTRISLRKGLHLAWQGREYVIEQCLTTGEVLLQDVLTNHLSSLKATALTQLLVQGELEFIEIEATRGKQSYSQKGYISADFTQLPSELREESKRRYRYIERVLSNNILKRTALNLKPIIDQVALEIEDSQPPSWLTLWRWLKDYEASGRDIRSLVPKYVSKGNRQPRLNPEVRKIISKAIEQVYLKPSQASGTDVYERVIIEINQSNRLRETIGQDSLEIPNIAAIYRAIRQLDPYVKAVGRYGKRIASQMYDPVQKGPHPLRPLERVEIDHTKLPLFVVDTQTRMPIGTPWLTSAIDKYSGVVLGYYASFEPPSYLSVMQCLLHAIRPKNYLHSQFKSVENTWDTYGLPEVIVVDNGKEFYSTHFEDACLQLGIVIQYSPPKMPWYKSAIERYFGALNSQLLSDAPGKTFSNFLQLSDYDPKKNAVISFEALQEILHIFIVDIHNQSSHPELKSPRFKVWELAITEWTPALPPSNQELKVLMGGITTRKVSRRGVEFEGLLYNSSELARLRSNHQSTEKATVKYDPTDLSCIYVLDPTTHQFLEVPALSLEYTKGLTLWQHQVVKQLARQEAETVDIVALSLAKEKIQLIVEREWNSSKKGRTRTAMARWLGIGRSGSGECSQSQETFDSSSQPHSISGLSDLGSTHNPNPAQESLSSPERPQTSQPKSRRRSSTNTGDKKVNSAAQPENRDTSTDNWQPDLSGWDVSIGLPTYLSETEPDADR
- a CDS encoding TniQ family protein, whose protein sequence is MRRPRPYPDESLAGYIIRLTEANYYSSPQWIFQMAGLRARGIYGNVFNREKDDLSRLSNISGVEADILWSMAFPANTLMYPKAVKQVKVFDHVVPTDALNRQQIQLCPICLQEKPYYRFLWELSIVSACPLHHCLLIDRCPQCQEPIHWSRPKIAICSCQFDWRSFQPPAVSSEHITLSNLIYKLCHLDGLPSENHLRVSSDNPVTQLNLGSLVNLLVSLLRFCRLPGIRYQVFPPKEASLGFDLKSASEFERVFALLKNWPNNFCQLMDRHEVFLGYGASNRYVSSWRFRDVQIFFESVFIWFAQKPWEFIQEVFADYFERFLRKVAIKNIQISFYKNFRYYSICISLTRKTRLTEKLASRSELEGLTLAKLFAESRIDMYNETLFFRMRYFPDCF
- a CDS encoding antibiotic biosynthesis monooxygenase family protein, with protein sequence MILEVAILDVKPSMVNEFETAFKTASTIIASMPGYISHELQRCLETTNRYILLVRWHSLEDHTIGFRQSPEYQQWRSLLHHFYDPFPTVEHYEVVAFG
- a CDS encoding TnsA endonuclease N-terminal domain-containing protein, whose translation is MPSGAARARKITNAGNRKVIGKFPSLKMNAVIWWESQLERDYIYLLEIDPEVLSYGEQPFTISYTDKGKPRRYTPDFVVTRPQKTQVVEVKPSNQAQTEKNLNLFRKIAPICTANNQEFVVVTELRIRVQPRLNNIKLLYRYARVPLSLSNYLDCLQYFHSTEPICLLNAERDLKERGINRSLMLRLLWCGFLVTDLMQPINAESLIRLSKEAPSWERLKIQ
- a CDS encoding heme-binding protein is translated as MKLENLLLPIGVLAVVAIAFFAYSATAAPLPEGFPPPTPEGQIEVKQYPAYRSATVRYSGELSMAANRAFDPLYRHISSNNISMTAPVETRYPVSTLEANEIGAPDERGEALVSFLYRSTDIYPSEIAQNIQVEDIAPMTVVSLGLKGSYDYSSYQKNMERLREWLAQHPEWTVVGSPRRFFYDAPYVPEPAKRSEIQIPIRRVNS
- a CDS encoding TniB family NTP-binding protein, encoding MTFKERLYIVNNIYVVYPRFKEILSAINDCRHFSDLKDEPECLFLKGATGAGKTTLIKSYEKDYPRKETPEGTVVPILSVTIPSPATVKSVVSKLLWELGDPAYERGTISTQTIRLIGLMKDCGVSLVFLDEFQHFIDRDSAKVLKTVSDWLKDLILDTKVPMVLIGLPEAETVFQFNPQLSRRFANRHNLSPFEWSVDAGKEFRTFLHAVESQLPLLEPSDLASEEMALRFYYASDGIVAYVMKLVRYGAHLALKQGQEKLDLNVLAIAFDKYVKADKPTKHNPFLTDEFLGDSQENMTFFKPNQVGATNSRIKPKKKTKKASDVLHK
- a CDS encoding tyrosine-type recombinase/integrase; protein product: MRAKPKAPDRSAPEDGVEDQELLWMWLHAKSDRTRAVYREEALKFLAWVNKPLKAVTLVDLYRYVDSRGNLASATKARIVNTLKSLFRFAHEAGYCPVNVALKLKPPKVRNRLAERLLTQQDVVRLIENATSDRNKVLLLLAYTTGLRVSEICGLKWRDLVAKQGGGQLVVYGKGGKTRYLWLPTPVWMAVERLRGTASASDPVFVSRKKGGHLSRSMVMRIVKAAALKAGIDAPVSPHWLRHAHASHALERGAPLHLVQHTLGHSQIQSVAVYLHIQPMDSSARFLSWIVSDGLINQVEANEVTEAISFAGALRAIAPITVEVLPSSPIPKLPESRSASDIEVSSAVVE